In the Chlorobium limicola DSM 245 genome, one interval contains:
- a CDS encoding IS1182 family transposase has translation MHSDFLVADRDSLYLLPPSVQEWLPANHLARFIVDIVAQLDLTPLRDAYAGRGCKAYDPAMLLTLLFYGYATGTFSSRKLELATYESIAVRYITGNSHPDHDTIANFRNRFLGELKPFFIQILSLAHEMNILKIGKISIDGTKIKANASKHQALSWGHACKIEKQLKEEVDSLLRQAELADQSTIPDGMSIPAELERREKRLEAIAKAKCEIERRAEERYEKEKAEHVAKLAERERKAQESGKKSRGKIPKAPEPGVKDRDQVNLTDEESRIMPVSGGGFMQAYNAQASVDLDTMLMVAVHVTQHTNDKLELQPAFDELKKLPAKLGKVEEATADAGYFSEKNVELCETEEIVPYIAAGRESHNQSLADRFSEPEPLAKDADAVTTMKHRLKTKDGKAFYARRKCTVEPVFGVIKSVLGFRQFLLRGIENVTGEWNLVGIAWNLKRLNVLRQIMA, from the coding sequence ATGCATTCAGACTTTCTTGTCGCCGATCGAGATTCGCTTTATCTTTTGCCACCATCCGTTCAGGAGTGGTTGCCGGCCAATCATCTTGCACGCTTTATTGTTGATATTGTTGCGCAGCTTGATCTTACTCCATTGAGAGACGCCTATGCAGGCAGAGGTTGCAAAGCCTATGATCCGGCGATGTTGCTGACTCTCTTGTTTTACGGTTATGCCACTGGAACGTTTTCAAGCAGAAAGCTGGAACTTGCCACTTATGAATCCATAGCGGTCCGCTATATCACCGGAAACAGTCATCCAGATCATGACACCATAGCAAATTTTCGGAACCGCTTTCTCGGCGAACTGAAACCCTTTTTTATCCAGATTTTGAGTCTTGCTCACGAAATGAACATCCTCAAGATCGGCAAGATCAGTATTGATGGCACCAAAATCAAAGCCAATGCTTCCAAACATCAGGCACTGAGTTGGGGGCATGCTTGCAAAATCGAAAAGCAGTTGAAAGAGGAAGTTGACTCCCTGCTTCGTCAGGCTGAACTTGCAGACCAGTCAACAATTCCTGACGGGATGAGTATTCCTGCAGAGCTTGAGCGCCGTGAAAAAAGGCTTGAAGCTATTGCCAAGGCAAAGTGTGAGATTGAACGCCGGGCTGAGGAGCGATACGAAAAAGAAAAAGCTGAACATGTGGCAAAACTGGCAGAGCGTGAACGGAAAGCGCAAGAGAGCGGCAAGAAAAGTAGAGGCAAAATACCGAAAGCACCAGAGCCGGGAGTGAAGGATCGCGACCAGGTTAATTTGACGGACGAGGAGTCAAGAATCATGCCGGTATCGGGCGGTGGATTCATGCAGGCCTATAACGCTCAGGCGAGTGTTGATCTCGACACCATGCTGATGGTCGCAGTTCACGTCACCCAACATACAAACGATAAACTTGAGCTCCAGCCAGCTTTTGATGAGCTAAAAAAACTACCTGCAAAGCTGGGAAAAGTAGAGGAGGCAACTGCTGACGCCGGATATTTCAGCGAAAAGAATGTTGAGCTTTGTGAAACAGAAGAGATAGTCCCCTACATTGCGGCTGGACGAGAATCACATAATCAGTCACTTGCTGACCGATTCAGCGAACCAGAGCCATTAGCAAAAGATGCTGATGCGGTAACAACAATGAAACACCGCTTGAAAACAAAGGATGGAAAGGCATTCTATGCACGCCGCAAATGTACGGTTGAACCGGTGTTTGGTGTCATAAAATCAGTGCTGGGCTTCCGGCAGTTCTTGCTCAGAGGCATAGAAAATGTCACAGGGGAATGGAATCTTGTCGGTATTGCGTGGAATCTGAAGCGATTGAATGTGTTACGCCAGATAATGGCCTGA
- the fumC gene encoding class II fumarate hydratase — MSDRKEKDALGEVLVPEEKYWGAQTQRSLSNFRIGPYASMPREVIRAFGYVKKASAIANCELGVLSPEKMHAIARVCDEIIAGELFEHFPLVIWQTGSGTHTNMNVNEVIANRAHLLLGKRIGEGKRLLHPNDDVNMSQSSNDVFPTAMYVAAYSVLSVQTIPGARLLLQTLAEKAGEFRGIVKTGRTHLMDAAPLTLGQEFSGYATQIGQAAVFLEASMPELAMLASGGTAVGTGLNAPAGFAEKTAGIIAALTGYPFITAPDKFAALASHDALVASHGALKRLAVTLMKIANDIRLLASGPRCGIGELVLPANEPGSSIMPGKVNPTQAEALCMVCAQVMGNDVTLSVAGAGGMLELNVYKPVMISAFLQSAELLGDACVSFADKCVGGILPERSVISRHLAGSLMLVTALNPHIGYDRASEIARKAEKEKISLREAVILSGYATGEQFDEWVDPWVMTGSFSTGGQKSDPEKI; from the coding sequence ATGAGCGATCGAAAAGAAAAAGATGCCTTGGGCGAGGTTCTCGTGCCTGAAGAAAAGTATTGGGGGGCACAGACCCAGCGCTCACTTTCGAATTTCAGGATCGGACCATACGCATCGATGCCGCGCGAAGTAATCAGGGCTTTCGGTTATGTGAAAAAAGCTTCTGCTATTGCCAATTGTGAACTTGGCGTGCTCTCTCCCGAGAAGATGCATGCGATAGCTCGGGTGTGTGATGAGATTATTGCAGGAGAACTTTTCGAACATTTTCCTCTCGTTATCTGGCAGACCGGATCGGGAACCCATACAAACATGAATGTCAATGAAGTGATTGCCAACAGGGCACATCTGCTTCTCGGCAAACGGATCGGAGAGGGCAAGCGGCTGCTGCACCCCAATGATGACGTAAATATGTCGCAGTCTTCCAACGATGTATTTCCTACGGCCATGTATGTAGCGGCTTACAGCGTTCTTTCGGTGCAAACCATTCCGGGAGCCCGCCTGCTCCTTCAAACGCTTGCAGAAAAAGCCGGAGAGTTCAGAGGGATTGTTAAAACCGGGAGAACACATCTGATGGATGCTGCTCCTCTGACACTCGGCCAGGAATTTTCAGGATATGCCACCCAGATCGGGCAGGCGGCGGTTTTTCTCGAAGCCTCCATGCCGGAGCTTGCCATGCTTGCATCGGGAGGCACTGCGGTCGGTACCGGCTTGAACGCTCCTGCAGGGTTTGCTGAAAAAACAGCAGGTATCATTGCCGCACTTACCGGATATCCGTTCATAACCGCGCCCGACAAGTTTGCGGCCCTTGCCTCTCATGATGCCCTCGTCGCATCTCATGGAGCGTTGAAACGGTTGGCCGTTACGCTTATGAAAATTGCAAACGATATCAGGCTGCTCGCTTCAGGTCCGCGCTGCGGTATCGGCGAGCTGGTGCTTCCGGCAAATGAACCGGGCTCCTCGATCATGCCGGGAAAGGTCAATCCCACGCAGGCTGAAGCGCTCTGCATGGTTTGTGCGCAGGTGATGGGCAATGATGTAACTCTCTCTGTTGCCGGGGCAGGCGGAATGCTCGAGCTGAACGTGTATAAACCGGTCATGATCAGCGCCTTTCTCCAGTCGGCTGAACTGCTCGGTGACGCATGTGTTTCATTTGCCGATAAATGTGTTGGGGGAATATTGCCCGAAAGATCGGTTATCAGCCGTCATCTTGCCGGCTCTCTGATGCTTGTTACTGCCCTTAATCCGCATATTGGCTATGACAGAGCTTCAGAAATAGCACGAAAAGCCGAAAAAGAAAAAATATCTCTTCGTGAAGCTGTAATTTTGAGCGGGTATGCAACAGGAGAACAGTTCGACGAATGGGTTGATCCATGGGTAATGACGGGCAGCTTTTCAACTGGCGGCCAAAAAAGTGATCCGGAAAAAATATGA
- a CDS encoding PmeII family type II restriction endonuclease, translating into MQQISLNDVSTYVENNIGTFHQKRIASLDGLSLTKVLKRKNPYLFKAKYVLTAEEIIRGLVDAHISSNEETIFGDWLEGLAIFINGKVYGGWKSGIEGIDLEFDNNGQRFMVNIKSGPNWGNASQIKKMKSDFKTAAKTLRTSNSGLQVVAINGCCYGKSPNPDKGDYFKYCGQRFWEFISGNAELYTEIIEPLGHKAKEKNDEFQQSYAQRINMFTKTFTCEYCKDNGAIDWKKLVEFNSSAS; encoded by the coding sequence ATGCAGCAAATCTCCCTGAACGACGTATCGACATACGTTGAAAACAATATCGGCACCTTTCACCAGAAAAGGATTGCAAGCCTCGACGGCTTGAGCCTGACGAAAGTCCTGAAACGAAAAAATCCCTACCTTTTCAAGGCGAAGTACGTTCTGACTGCTGAGGAAATCATCCGGGGCCTTGTCGATGCCCATATTTCATCGAACGAGGAAACGATTTTCGGCGACTGGCTTGAAGGACTTGCAATTTTCATCAACGGAAAAGTCTATGGTGGCTGGAAATCAGGAATTGAGGGAATAGATCTTGAATTTGACAACAATGGGCAGCGATTCATGGTTAACATCAAGTCCGGCCCTAACTGGGGAAATGCAAGCCAGATAAAAAAAATGAAATCCGACTTCAAAACAGCGGCCAAAACGCTTCGTACCAGTAATTCAGGACTGCAGGTTGTAGCGATCAATGGCTGTTGCTACGGAAAAAGCCCCAATCCCGATAAAGGGGACTATTTCAAGTACTGCGGCCAAAGATTTTGGGAATTCATCTCCGGAAATGCCGAACTTTACACAGAAATCATCGAACCATTGGGACATAAAGCGAAAGAAAAAAACGATGAATTTCAGCAATCCTACGCCCAGAGAATCAACATGTTCACGAAGACCTTTACCTGCGAATACTGCAAGGACAATGGAGCCATCGACTGGAAAAAACTCGTGGAATTCAACTCGTCAGCCAGCTGA
- a CDS encoding N-acetylneuraminate synthase family protein: MAEVKIGKRYVGDGHPAFVIAEIGINHNGSLDVAKQLIEGAALAGCDAVKFQKRTPDLCVPAAQRMIERDTPWGRMTYIDYRYKVEFGRNEYAEIDAYCREKGILWFASCWDEEAVDFMEQFEPPCYKAASASLTDLPLLKKTGGTGRPLIISTGMSSMDEIDQAVATLGSGNLLMAHTNSTYPCPVEELNLRMIETLQTRFPDVPVGYSGHEVGLATTWAAVALGATFVERHVTLDRSMWGSDQAASVEISGMSRLVSNIRDIEKALGDGIKRVYSGEAAARKKLRRV; the protein is encoded by the coding sequence ATGGCTGAAGTAAAAATAGGAAAAAGATATGTCGGTGACGGACATCCGGCATTTGTTATCGCTGAAATCGGCATCAATCATAACGGATCACTCGATGTTGCCAAGCAGCTGATCGAAGGCGCCGCACTTGCCGGATGCGATGCGGTGAAGTTCCAGAAACGTACGCCGGATCTTTGTGTGCCTGCCGCGCAGCGCATGATCGAGCGCGATACCCCCTGGGGAAGAATGACCTATATCGATTACCGCTATAAAGTCGAGTTCGGACGTAACGAGTATGCTGAAATTGATGCTTACTGCAGGGAAAAAGGAATTCTCTGGTTTGCTTCCTGCTGGGATGAGGAGGCCGTGGATTTTATGGAGCAGTTCGAACCGCCATGCTACAAAGCGGCTTCAGCGTCGCTCACCGATTTGCCGCTGCTGAAAAAGACCGGCGGAACGGGACGGCCGCTTATCATTTCGACCGGTATGTCCAGCATGGACGAGATCGACCAGGCGGTTGCAACTCTTGGTTCAGGCAATCTTCTTATGGCGCATACCAATTCCACCTACCCCTGTCCTGTCGAAGAGCTGAATCTTCGGATGATAGAAACCCTGCAAACCCGATTTCCGGATGTTCCGGTCGGTTATTCTGGCCATGAGGTAGGACTCGCCACGACATGGGCAGCCGTGGCTCTCGGCGCGACATTCGTCGAGCGCCACGTGACGCTCGATCGTTCAATGTGGGGCTCCGACCAAGCGGCCTCGGTAGAAATATCCGGGATGAGCAGGCTTGTTTCGAACATCCGTGATATTGAAAAAGCGCTTGGAGACGGAATCAAGCGGGTTTACAGCGGAGAAGCTGCCGCCCGCAAAAAACTTCGCAGGGTATAG
- a CDS encoding inorganic diphosphatase, producing the protein MNFNPWHHVEVGEDQPNIVNAIIEISRGSKTKYELDKKTGMLKLDRVLFSSVFYPANYGFIPKTLGDDHDPLDIVVISQCDIVPLCLVRARVIGVMRMIDHGEGDDKIIAVAEDDVSMNGIQDIDQLPPYFNSELQHFFEEYKALEHKTVLVEQFQNAEIARQSVVHAIENYNKVYA; encoded by the coding sequence ATGAATTTTAATCCCTGGCATCATGTTGAGGTAGGAGAAGATCAACCCAATATTGTCAATGCCATTATCGAAATTTCAAGAGGCAGTAAAACCAAGTATGAGCTGGATAAAAAAACCGGCATGCTGAAGCTCGACAGGGTGCTTTTTTCCTCTGTTTTTTATCCGGCGAACTACGGTTTCATTCCTAAAACACTCGGTGACGACCATGATCCGCTCGATATTGTCGTTATTTCCCAGTGCGATATCGTTCCGCTGTGTCTGGTACGGGCGAGGGTAATAGGCGTTATGCGTATGATCGATCATGGTGAAGGCGACGACAAGATCATTGCTGTCGCTGAGGATGACGTGAGCATGAACGGTATTCAGGATATCGATCAGTTGCCTCCTTATTTCAACTCGGAGCTGCAGCATTTTTTTGAAGAGTACAAGGCTCTCGAGCATAAAACCGTGCTTGTCGAGCAGTTCCAGAATGCTGAAATCGCCCGTCAGAGCGTTGTGCATGCCATAGAAAACTATAACAAGGTTTATGCGTAA
- a CDS encoding DNA-methyltransferase — MEIKTDLYLGDCLNILKELPDNSVDLIFTSPPYADQREKTYGGIHPDKYVAWFLPIAEQLLRVLKPTGTFVLNIKEKVVNGERSTYVMELILEMKRQQGWFWTEEFIWHKKNCYPGKWPNRFRDSWERLIQFNKSKRFYMNQETVMVPMGEWSKSRLKRLSETDKTRDESKVGSGFGKNISNWLDREKAYPTNVLHLATECNNKNHSAAFPQGLPEWFIKLFTKEGDTVLDPFMGSGTTNAVAKRMKRNSIGIEIVPEYYEMVKNELEPTELYLLEKKNSYAANLPERRIDIR, encoded by the coding sequence ATGGAAATTAAAACTGATCTCTATTTGGGTGACTGCCTGAATATTCTCAAAGAGCTGCCGGACAACTCGGTAGACCTGATATTCACCTCACCGCCATATGCAGATCAAAGAGAAAAAACCTATGGCGGCATCCATCCGGATAAATACGTTGCGTGGTTCCTGCCTATAGCTGAACAACTCCTGAGAGTCCTCAAACCAACCGGCACGTTTGTTCTCAACATAAAGGAAAAGGTTGTCAACGGAGAAAGAAGTACCTACGTGATGGAGCTCATCCTTGAGATGAAAAGACAACAGGGCTGGTTTTGGACCGAGGAGTTCATCTGGCATAAAAAAAACTGCTACCCCGGTAAATGGCCAAACCGGTTCAGAGACTCCTGGGAAAGACTGATCCAGTTCAATAAAAGCAAGCGGTTTTACATGAACCAGGAAACCGTCATGGTGCCTATGGGCGAGTGGTCGAAAAGCCGTCTCAAGAGACTCAGTGAAACAGACAAAACCCGTGATGAATCCAAAGTCGGCAGTGGATTCGGGAAAAACATTTCAAACTGGCTTGACCGGGAAAAAGCCTATCCAACAAATGTACTCCATCTGGCAACAGAGTGTAACAATAAAAACCACAGTGCTGCATTTCCGCAAGGACTTCCGGAATGGTTCATCAAACTCTTCACCAAAGAAGGCGACACGGTACTTGACCCGTTCATGGGCTCCGGCACAACCAACGCTGTAGCCAAAAGAATGAAAAGAAACTCGATCGGCATAGAGATTGTCCCGGAGTACTACGAGATGGTCAAAAACGAACTCGAACCAACGGAACTTTACCTGCTGGAAAAAAAGAACAGCTATGCAGCAAATCTCCCTGAACGACGTATCGACATACGTTGA
- a CDS encoding alanine/glycine:cation symporter family protein gives MVEFEKLLDLISGYVWGVPLLAVLFGTHLFLTFRLGFIQKHTFSAIRLSLTRTSEGAGEISHFGALVTALAATIGTGNIVGVATAVAAGGPGAVLWMWLTGVFGMATKYSEALLSVKYRVVGEDGSVAGGPMYVLEKAMNMKWLAVLFAVFTAVAAFGIGNMVQANSIAAMVESNFNISPWITGIVLTMFTAVVIIGGIKSIAKVCEYLVPFMALLYVTGCVVLLFLRQETLPETLQLIFSSAFTGQAALGGFAGAGVREAMRFGIARGLFSNESGLGSAPIVAAAAQTSHPVRQALISSTGTFWDTVVVCAATGIVIVNSGMWQSGLKGAELTNAAFNEVPYIGNAVLTFGLLTFVFSTILGWSYYGEKAMEYLFGNKLVVPYRWAWVGAVMVGSVASLQVVWTFADIANALMAIPNLVSLLILSPVVAAETKAYFQQVTKS, from the coding sequence GTGGTTGAATTTGAAAAGCTCCTTGACCTGATCAGCGGTTATGTGTGGGGGGTGCCCCTGCTTGCCGTTCTTTTCGGTACCCATCTGTTTCTCACTTTCAGGCTTGGATTTATCCAGAAGCACACCTTCAGCGCCATTCGGCTTTCGCTGACGAGAACCAGCGAAGGGGCGGGAGAGATCAGCCATTTTGGCGCGCTCGTGACGGCGCTTGCCGCCACCATCGGTACCGGAAACATTGTCGGCGTGGCAACGGCGGTGGCTGCCGGAGGACCCGGTGCAGTGCTCTGGATGTGGCTGACCGGCGTCTTCGGTATGGCAACCAAGTATTCCGAGGCTCTGCTCTCGGTGAAGTACCGGGTTGTGGGTGAAGACGGTTCGGTTGCCGGAGGCCCGATGTATGTGCTCGAGAAAGCCATGAACATGAAGTGGCTCGCCGTGCTTTTTGCCGTATTCACCGCTGTTGCGGCATTCGGTATCGGAAACATGGTGCAGGCCAATTCCATTGCCGCCATGGTCGAGAGCAATTTCAACATATCTCCATGGATTACCGGAATAGTTCTTACAATGTTCACCGCGGTGGTGATTATCGGCGGCATCAAGTCGATCGCGAAGGTGTGTGAGTACCTGGTGCCGTTCATGGCCCTGCTCTATGTAACCGGCTGCGTCGTGCTGCTGTTTCTTCGTCAGGAGACGTTGCCCGAAACCCTGCAGCTCATCTTTTCGTCTGCGTTCACCGGCCAGGCCGCTCTCGGAGGGTTTGCCGGGGCGGGAGTGCGGGAGGCCATGCGCTTCGGTATAGCTCGCGGCCTGTTTTCCAACGAATCGGGACTTGGCAGTGCTCCTATCGTTGCCGCAGCCGCCCAGACCAGCCATCCTGTGCGCCAGGCCCTGATCTCCTCCACCGGAACCTTCTGGGATACGGTTGTGGTATGTGCGGCCACGGGTATCGTCATTGTCAATTCCGGTATGTGGCAGAGCGGACTGAAAGGTGCAGAACTGACCAACGCGGCCTTCAACGAGGTGCCATACATCGGCAATGCCGTGCTCACCTTCGGCCTGTTGACTTTCGTGTTTTCCACCATTCTTGGCTGGTCCTACTACGGCGAAAAAGCCATGGAGTACCTGTTCGGGAACAAACTTGTCGTGCCCTACCGCTGGGCATGGGTGGGGGCGGTCATGGTCGGCTCGGTCGCTTCGCTGCAGGTGGTCTGGACCTTCGCCGACATCGCCAATGCGCTCATGGCGATTCCGAATCTGGTTTCGCTCCTGATACTGAGTCCGGTGGTCGCTGCCGAAACGAAAGCGTATTTTCAGCAGGTCACCAAAAGCTGA
- a CDS encoding KdsC family phosphatase — translation MIELCSDELRLRASRIKLVISDNDGVFTDNGVYYGAAGEELKRYSIRDGMGVERLLEFGIDTAIMTGEVSPSIAKRAEKLKMRYLYLGVKDKRSRLQTVLSDTGMEMHELAYIGDDVNDLAIMKAVADHGLTACPGDAMHFVKPFVHYICKARGGDGAFRDFAEWLIAKKNTSDD, via the coding sequence ATGATTGAACTCTGCAGTGATGAACTCAGGCTGCGTGCAAGCAGAATCAAACTGGTTATTTCCGACAATGATGGCGTTTTTACCGATAACGGGGTGTATTACGGTGCAGCGGGGGAGGAACTGAAGCGCTACTCTATTCGTGACGGCATGGGTGTGGAGCGGCTCCTTGAATTTGGTATCGATACGGCAATAATGACCGGAGAGGTTTCTCCCAGTATTGCCAAACGTGCGGAAAAGCTGAAGATGCGGTATCTCTACCTTGGAGTGAAGGATAAACGTTCACGACTTCAGACGGTTCTTTCCGATACAGGCATGGAGATGCATGAGCTTGCCTATATCGGTGATGATGTCAATGATCTTGCAATCATGAAAGCCGTTGCAGATCACGGGCTCACTGCCTGCCCTGGTGATGCCATGCATTTCGTCAAGCCTTTTGTTCATTATATCTGTAAAGCCAGAGGCGGTGACGGAGCGTTCAGGGACTTTGCCGAATGGCTGATAGCTAAAAAAAATACATCAGATGACTGA
- a CDS encoding ADP-polyphosphate phosphotransferase, protein MNGTLSPEKYVVREGRALELATRPTLESPFYASKKECTDLLERHVRQLSEIQQVHYADNRYAVLLIFQAMDAAGKDSVIRHVMSGINPQGCQVYSFKHPSAHELDHDFLWRTNCALPERGRIGIFNRSYYEEVLIVRVHPDIYLRQGVPDVHMKNGDVWKERYRSINELERHLYRNGTRILKFFLHLSREEQRKRFLDRIDKPEKNWKFSMSDIEERKFWHEYQRAYEVCLSATSTAHAPWYVIPADDKKNARLLVSRIILDMFQQLGLRYPVTDAQRAEELLECRKILMNEDS, encoded by the coding sequence ATGAACGGTACACTATCTCCTGAAAAATATGTTGTTCGCGAAGGTCGGGCGCTTGAGCTGGCAACACGTCCAACACTTGAGTCGCCATTCTACGCATCAAAAAAAGAGTGTACCGATCTGCTCGAACGGCACGTCAGGCAGCTCAGTGAAATCCAGCAGGTTCATTATGCGGATAACCGGTATGCTGTACTGCTGATTTTTCAGGCGATGGATGCCGCCGGAAAAGACAGCGTCATCAGGCATGTTATGTCGGGTATCAACCCGCAAGGGTGTCAGGTTTACAGTTTCAAGCACCCGTCAGCTCATGAACTCGATCATGATTTTCTCTGGCGAACCAACTGCGCTCTGCCTGAGCGGGGGCGTATCGGTATTTTCAACCGTTCATATTACGAAGAGGTACTCATTGTCCGTGTCCATCCTGATATTTATTTGCGTCAGGGAGTTCCTGACGTGCATATGAAAAACGGGGATGTATGGAAAGAGCGGTATCGGTCGATCAATGAACTTGAACGGCATCTCTACCGGAACGGGACACGGATACTCAAGTTTTTTCTGCATCTCTCCAGAGAGGAGCAGCGGAAACGTTTTCTTGACAGAATCGATAAACCGGAAAAAAACTGGAAGTTCAGCATGAGCGACATTGAGGAACGTAAGTTCTGGCATGAATATCAGAGAGCTTACGAAGTCTGTCTTTCGGCCACCAGCACCGCGCATGCTCCGTGGTATGTCATCCCTGCTGATGATAAAAAGAACGCGCGTCTTCTGGTTTCGCGTATTATACTCGATATGTTTCAGCAGCTCGGATTACGGTATCCTGTAACCGATGCACAGAGAGCCGAAGAGTTGCTCGAGTGCCGGAAGATCCTCATGAATGAGGATTCTTAA
- a CDS encoding Wadjet anti-phage system protein JetD domain-containing protein, which translates to MVAEFACPVIIRPQTAGSPSRTPFLLMYRKTLIEHRLLWGVEPSPETVELTRLTGEEMALYDNLRSGSLGERVRLEQERIGFDYLVAALSTL; encoded by the coding sequence GTGGTTGCGGAATTTGCCTGTCCGGTCATTATCCGGCCACAAACAGCAGGTTCTCCCTCGCGAACGCCCTTCCTTCTGATGTACCGGAAGACGCTGATAGAGCATCGATTACTCTGGGGCGTTGAGCCATCACCCGAGACCGTGGAGCTGACGAGGCTGACCGGTGAGGAAATGGCGCTCTACGACAATTTGCGCAGCGGCAGCCTGGGTGAGCGGGTAAGGCTGGAACAGGAACGGATCGGGTTCGATTATCTGGTTGCTGCGCTCTCGACATTGTGA
- a CDS encoding peptide chain release factor 3 → MDLTREIAKRKTFAIISHPDAGKTTLTEKFLLFGGAIQTAGAVKSNKIRKTATSDFMEIEKQRGISVATSVMGFEYKGRRVNILDTPGHKDFAEDTYRTLTAVDSVILVVDCVKGVEAQTERLMEVCSMRHTPVIIFINKMDREGRNPFELLDEIEEKLQIQVRPLTWPISQGQTFKGVYNMYNKELNLFEANATKISASLIKIKSPDDPELLKWIPESFCEKLNEDIDLIEGVYEPFSEDLYRDGLLAPVFFGSAINNFGVQELLDTFIQIAPSPHEREAAQRTVIASEEALTGFVFKIHANLDPNHRDRTAFFRICSGKFERNKFYLHTRLGKKIRFSSPTQFMANEKSVIDEAWPGDVIGLYDNGSLKIGDTLTEGEELQFRGIPSFSPEIFKVLENRDPLKTKQLDKGIRQLTEEGVAQLFVQYGSRKIVGTVGELQFDVIKFRLEHEYGAQCDFLPLRYHKAFWITSDNKIQLEEFIRRKSTAIALDREDHPVFLAESEWMLKVAREDYPELEFHATSEFKTAGE, encoded by the coding sequence ATGGATTTAACCAGGGAAATAGCAAAACGCAAAACCTTTGCCATCATCAGCCACCCTGATGCCGGTAAAACCACCCTTACCGAAAAGTTTCTGCTTTTCGGCGGCGCAATCCAGACTGCCGGTGCGGTTAAAAGCAACAAGATCCGCAAAACCGCCACCAGCGACTTCATGGAAATCGAGAAACAACGAGGTATCTCGGTTGCCACTTCGGTTATGGGATTCGAATACAAGGGCCGCAGGGTCAACATTCTCGACACCCCCGGCCACAAGGATTTCGCGGAGGACACCTATCGCACCCTGACTGCCGTTGACAGCGTCATTCTCGTTGTCGATTGCGTCAAGGGCGTCGAGGCTCAGACCGAGCGCCTCATGGAGGTCTGCTCGATGCGCCATACACCGGTCATCATATTCATCAACAAGATGGACCGAGAGGGCCGGAACCCTTTCGAGCTGCTCGACGAAATAGAGGAAAAACTGCAGATTCAGGTACGTCCGCTCACCTGGCCGATCAGCCAGGGACAGACCTTCAAAGGGGTCTATAATATGTACAATAAGGAGCTGAACCTTTTTGAGGCCAATGCCACCAAAATCAGCGCGTCGCTCATCAAGATCAAGAGCCCTGACGATCCGGAACTGCTGAAATGGATACCGGAAAGCTTCTGTGAAAAACTGAACGAAGATATCGACCTCATTGAAGGGGTCTATGAACCCTTCAGCGAAGATCTCTATCGCGACGGACTGCTCGCCCCGGTCTTTTTCGGCAGCGCCATCAACAACTTCGGCGTACAGGAACTGCTCGACACCTTCATTCAGATAGCTCCGAGCCCGCATGAACGCGAAGCCGCCCAGCGCACGGTCATAGCGTCGGAAGAAGCACTGACCGGCTTCGTCTTCAAAATTCATGCAAATCTCGACCCCAATCACCGCGACCGGACCGCATTCTTCAGAATCTGTTCGGGAAAATTCGAGCGCAACAAATTCTACCTCCACACCCGACTCGGCAAGAAAATCCGCTTCTCCAGTCCGACGCAGTTCATGGCGAACGAGAAAAGCGTGATCGACGAAGCGTGGCCAGGAGACGTAATCGGACTCTACGACAACGGCTCCCTGAAAATCGGCGATACGCTCACAGAAGGCGAAGAACTGCAGTTCCGCGGCATTCCGAGTTTTTCTCCGGAAATCTTCAAGGTACTGGAAAACCGCGATCCGCTTAAGACAAAACAGCTCGACAAGGGAATCCGGCAGCTCACCGAAGAGGGCGTCGCGCAGCTCTTCGTCCAGTACGGCAGCCGCAAGATCGTCGGTACCGTCGGCGAACTGCAGTTCGACGTCATCAAGTTCCGCCTCGAACACGAATACGGCGCCCAATGCGACTTTCTGCCGCTCCGTTACCACAAGGCGTTCTGGATCACCAGCGATAACAAAATACAGCTCGAAGAGTTCATCCGGCGCAAATCGACAGCCATAGCGCTCGACCGCGAAGACCACCCGGTGTTCCTGGCCGAAAGTGAATGGATGCTGAAGGTCGCCCGCGAGGACTATCCGGAGCTTGAATTCCACGCCACCTCGGAATTCAAGACCGCCGGGGAGTGA